Proteins encoded within one genomic window of Odocoileus virginianus isolate 20LAN1187 ecotype Illinois chromosome 2, Ovbor_1.2, whole genome shotgun sequence:
- the LOC139038278 gene encoding LOW QUALITY PROTEIN: uncharacterized protein (The sequence of the model RefSeq protein was modified relative to this genomic sequence to represent the inferred CDS: inserted 1 base in 1 codon; substituted 5 bases at 5 genomic stop codons), with translation MGQGESTPLSLMTDHFSDVRARAHNLSLLVKKSKLITFCSAEWPAFQVGWPPEGTFQPSIIQAVKEKIMAPDPWGHPGQVPYVMVWQDLVENPPKWLKPFVHKPPSSSNSQVLVMETPPEETKKKEDPKLVFQESSCPNLIDLETEMRPPPYVPSLQSPPRREAPTGEPRGLGGPMGTDREGGPALGTRGRTRGDRGGQDPGDPELPSSTVQALPVRMGPANPGGERTYQYWPFSMSDLYNWKTQNPPFSEKPQGLIDLLDSILFTHNPTWDDCQQLLQVLFTTEEREXILAEAQKRVPGADGRPTAQPHLIDEGFPLLRPNWDFERVEGRERLRVYRQTLMAGLRAAARKPTNLVKVNLARQEPTESLAAFLERLMEAFRQYMPMDPQAEESRAAVLLAFVNQAAPDIRKKLQKIEGLGEQTIQDLLKAAEKVFNNRETSEEREEXIXREERELVEKIRKEDREYRTRENQKNQRELAQILFAGIKAGTELREPXDPRTGEKEKPKRQALKKDQCTYCKEQGHWKNECPKRDSRRGMTQRERISPGTRVLYAGEDSDXGSQGSAPLPESWVTIHVEGKPVGFMVDTGAQHSVLNKKLGPMSKKTSIVQGATGTKRYCWTTERKVDLGAHQVSHSFLVIPECPAPLLGRDLLTKVNAQIHFDHGGMSVTDGLGQLIHVLSLALRDEYRLFAPKPSEVIAPDVQPWVHKYPLAWAETAGMGLAKQRHPVAIELKAEAIPVRVRQYPMSQEARRRITPHIRRLMDARILRRCQSPWNTPLLPVKKPGGTDYRPVQDLREVNKRVSDIHPTVPNPYTLLSSLLPEYTWYTVLDLKDAFFSLPLAAQSQEIFAFEWTEGEGQPVVQLTWTRLPQGFKNSPTLFNEALREDLYEYRACHPEVILLQYVDDLMSAGTTEEACSRATGNLLQTLGTLGYRASAKKAQIAWQEVIYLGYKIRQGQRRLTQAMKETILQIPESKTPRQVREFLGTVGYCRLWIMGFAEKARPLYEGSKETPNWTWTEPMKQAFQTLRRALLEAPALALPNPNKPFQLFVDEKEGIGKGVLTQQWGPWKRPVAYLSKRLDPVAAGWPPCLRIIAATALLVRDADKLTYGQQLSVFTPHAIEGVLKQPPGKWISNAHLTHYQALLLDAPRVRFQTPCFLNPATLLPNPEKDRPLHDCSEILAEALAAXEDLTDVPLSNSELVWFTDGSSYVKDGQRKSGAAIVDESGQTIWAETLPPNTSAQKAELIALIQALEQAKGKRVTIFTDSRYAFSTAHIQGPIYQERGFRTAEGKEVKNLPEIRRLLEAVQLPRAVAIVHVPGHQKGEDPKARGNRAADAAAQEAAMPPPTLQKDDQDGWYRDQNNNLILPATLGRHLCKHLHATTHLGERKTLTLLQTACLRFPRQNATVREIIQACKACQLMRAEKKQHSGTRYRGEKPGQHWEIDFTEVRPGKYGYRYLLVLVDTFSGWVEAFPTKGETAIVVAKKILEEIVPRYGLPVTMGSDNGPAFVSQIVQGLAQALGTKWKLHCEYNPQSSGQVERMNRTLKETLTKLAIETGGDWVTLLPFALFRARNTPYKLNLTPFEILYGRPPPVYPIFEGKCLPPPTLGQFQQTVMALSKVHNHVWKLIREVYEGQNERALPSHNIGPGDWVWVKRHQSKVLEPRWKGPYVVLLTTPTAVKVDGIGPWVHCNHVWQATPEEQEKARAEWKASPHPSNPLKLKLVAGRSPNSPADGSSHRPRSDQSQPP, from the exons ATGGGTCAGGGAGAATCTACCCCACTTTCTCTCATGACTGACCATTTTTCAGATGTCAGGGCCAGGGCCCATAACTTGTCTTTGttagtcaagaaaagtaaattaataactttttgttCTGCAGAGTGGCCCGCCTTCCAGGTTGGATGGCCTCCGGAAGGCACCTTTCAACCGTCCATAATACAGGCTGTGAAGGAGAAGATTATGGCGCCTGATCCCTGGGGCCATCCGGGTCAAGTCCCCTATGTCATGGTTTGGCAGGATCTAGTGGAAAACCCGCCTAAGTGGTTAAAACCTTTCGTTCACAAACCTCCTAGTTCTTCTaattcacaggtcctggtgatggaaaCCCCCCCagaggaaaccaaaaagaaagaggacccaaAACTAGTCTTTCAGGAATCATCTTGTCCAAACCTGATAGACCTAGAAACGGAGATGAGGCCTCCGCCTTATGTGCCCTCCTTGCAATCCCCTCCAAGGAGAGAAGCTCCCACGGGTGAACCGAGAGGATTAGGAGGGCCAATGGGAACCGACCGTGAGGGGGGACCGGCATTGGGGACCCGGGGGAGAACTAGGGGAGATAGGGGTGggcaagaccctggggacccagagttaccttcATCCACTGTTCAGGCGCTCCCCGTCCGAATGGGACCAGCTAACCCGGGCGGAGAGCGaacctatcagtactggcccttttccATGAGTGACCTGTACAATTGGAAGACCCAaaaccctcctttctcagagaagccccaaggcctcattgacctcttagattccattttgttcactcacaaccccacctgggatgattgTCAGCAGCTGTTACAGGTACTCTTCACCACAGAAGAACGGG GAATCCTGGCAGAGGCGCAGAAACGAGTCCCGGGGGCCGACGGGAGGCCAACCGCCCAGCCTCATCTCATAGAcgaggggtttcctctgttgcggcctaactgggattttgagcgggtggaaggtagggagcgtctccgagtCTACCGCCAGACTCTAATGGCTGGCCTGCGGGCTGCAGCTAGGAAGCCGACAAATCTGGTGAAGGTAAATTTAGcaaggcaagagcccactgagagcctggcagccttcctagagaggctgatggaagccTTTAGGCAATATATGcctatggacccccaggctgaggaaTCACGCGCTGCAGTTCTACTAGCGTTTGTGAATCAGGCAGCCCCAGATATTAggaagaaattacaaaagatagaggggttgggagaacagacaatacaggatttactgaaagcagctgaaaaggtatttaataatagggagacctcagaagaaagggaagaatgaaTTTGAcgggaggaaagggaattagttgagaagatcaggaaggaagatagaGAATATAGAACGAGGGAAaaccagaagaaccagagagagctagcccagattctttttgcggggatAAAGGCCGGAACAGAATTGAGGGAACCTTGAGACCCCCGgacgggagaaaaagagaaaccaaaaaggcAGGCCCTAAAGAAGGATCAGTGCACCTACTGCAAAGAACaggggcactggaaaaacgagtgccCTAAGAGGGACTCGAGAAGAGGAatgacccagagagagagaatctcccctggaactcgagttctatatgcgggggaagacagtgactaggggagtcaaggctcggcacccctccccgagtcctgggtaaccatacatgtggaggggaaacccgttggcttcatggtagatactggcgcccaacactctgttttaaataaaaagctgggaccaatgtctaagaaaaccagcatagtgcaaggagccacggggacaaaaagatattgttggaccacgGAACGAAAAGTAGATCTGGGGGCCCaccaggtgtcccattcgtttttggtgataccagaatgcccagcccctctacttggacgggacttgttgactaaagttaatgctcagatccattttgaccaTGGGGGAATGTCAGTCACGGATGGACTTGGACAGCTGATACATGTCTTATCTCTAGCCTTAagggatgaatacagactttttgcgcctaagccctcagaggttatagcaccagatgtacaaccgtgggtccataaatacccattggcctgggcagaaacggcaggaatgggactggccaaacagagacatccgGTCGCCATCGAGCTAAAGGCCGAGGCAATTCCTGTGAGGGTAAGGCAAtaccctatgagccaggaggctcgGCGGCGGATCACACCCCACATTCGACGGCTCATGGATGCCAGAATTCTCAGgcggtgccaatccccttggaacacccccttactgccggtgaagaagccaggggggacagattacagacctgtccaagacctgcgagaagtcaacaagcgggtgagtgacatacaccccactgtccctaacccgtataccctcctgagcagcttactgcctgagtacacttggtacactgtgTTAGACTTGAAGGATGcctttttcagcctacccctggcggcccagagccaggagatatttgcctttgagtggaccgagggggagggccaaccagtagtacaattaacttggacccgcctcccacaggggttcaagaactcccctaccttgtttaatgaggctctgAGAGAGGACCTCTACGAATATCGGGCTTgccacccagaggtcattctgctacaatatgtagatgaccttatgtCGGCTGGAACCACggaggaggcatgcagccgtgCCACCGGCAACCTCTTACAGACCCTAGGCACCTTGGGGTATCGCGCTAGTgcaaagaaggcacaaatagcCTGGCAAGAGGTCAtctatttggggtataagatcaggcaggggcaaCGGCGGCTAacccaggccatgaaggaaacaatattgcagataccagagtccaagaccccccgccaggtgagggagtttctggggactgttggatattgcagactgtggatcatggggtttgctgagaaggcccggcccttgtatgagggaagtaaagagaccccaaactggacttggactgagccaatgaaacaggctttccagacactcagacgggccctactagaagccccagcccttgccctgcctaacccaaaTAAGCCATTCCAGCTATTTGTAGATGAGAAggaaggaataggaaagggggtcttgacgcaACAATGGGGACCATGGAAGCGGCCAGTGGCATACCTTTCGAAGCGATTAGACCCGgtggccgctgggtggcccccttgccttcgcatcattgcagccactgccctcctcgtccgcGACGCCGACAAGTTGACGTATGGACAGCAACTCTCGGTTTTCACCCCCCACGCCATCGAAGGGGTTTTGAAGCAGCCGCCAGGTAAGTGGATCTCCAATGCCCActtgacacattaccaggcccTGTTGCTCGATGCCCCACGGGTGCGTTTTCagaccccttgcttcctgaatccagccacgctcctacctaacccagagaaagaccgccctctccatgattgcagtgagatactggctgaggccctggcggcaTGAGAAGACTTAACTGATGTACCACTAAGCAACAGTGAGCTAGTATGGTTCACCGATGGGAGCAGCTATGTAAAAGATGGGCAAAGGAAGTCGGGGGCCGCCATAGTTGATGAGTCAGGGCAAACGATATGGGCTGAGACACTTCCCCCAAACACTTCTGCACAAAAAGCAGAATTGATTGCCCtaatacaggctctggagcaagcGAAAGGGAAGAGAGTCACCATTTTCACTGACAGCCGATATGCTTTCAGCACTGCCCATATTCAAGGTCCCATAtaccaagaaaggggatttcggacagctgagggaaaagaGGTCAAAAATTTGCCTGAGATTCGCAGGCTCCTGGAAGCTGTCCAATTGCCCCGGGCAGTAGCTATAGTACATGTCCCCGGTCACCAGAAAGGAGAGGACCCAAAGGCACGGGGCAATCGTGCCGCTGATGCGGCCGCTCAAGAAGCGGCTATGCCACCCCC caccctccagaaggatgaccaagatggatggtaccgagaccaaaacaacaacctgatattgcctgccaccctgggtcgtCACCTGTGTAAACACCTGCACGCAACTACACACTTGGGAGAAAGAAAGACCCTAACACTTCTCCAgacggcctgcctgaggttccctcgacaaaatgcaactgtacgagagataattcAAGCCTGCAAAGCTTGCCAGCTGATGAGGGCAGAGAAGAAGCAGCACTCGGGAACGAGGTACCGAGGGGAAAagccagggcaacactgggagatagatttcactgaggtaaggccaggcaaGTATGGGTACcgctatctgttggttctggtagataccttctcggggtgggtggaagctttccccactaagggagagacagcaatagtggttgctaaaaagatcttagaggaaatagtgcctaggtatgggctgccagtgactatgggctctgataacggacctgcctttgtgagccagattgtacaaggactggcccaagctctggggaccaaatggaagttacattgcgAATATAATCCtcagagctcaggacaggttgagagaatgaatcggaccctaaaagaaactttgacaaagttggcaatagagactggcggggactgggtgaccctcctccCCTTTGCACTCTTTCGGGCGCGTAACACCCCTTATAAGCTGAATCTTAccccttttgagattctgtatggaagaccccctcctgtgtatcCTATTTTCGAAGGAAAATGCCTGCCACCCCCTACTTTGGGACAATTCCAGCAAACAGTGATGGCATTAAGTAAGGTGCATAACCATGTTTGGAAATTGATTCGAGAAGTATACGAGGGCCAGAATGAGAGGGCCCTCCCCTCTCATAATATTGGCCCAggtgattgggtttgggtaaaacgacaccaatctaaagtattagaacctagatggaaaggcccttatgttgttctccttaccACTCCTACCGCTGTCAAGGTCgacgggattggaccctgggttcactgcaatcaCGTGTGGCAAGCCACAccagaagaacaggaaaaagcGCGAGCAGAATGGAAGGCGAGTCCTCACCCGtcaaatcctttgaaactgaaactcgtCGCCGGGAGGTCTCCTAATTCTCCTGCTGATGGCAGCTCTCATCGACCCAGGAGCGACCAGTCACAACCCCCATGA